The window AAATATTAGAATTACTTAGCCCACCAGTCAATATAATCTGATCCACATCTCCTTTTAAGACAACTGACATCATGCCAATTTCTTTTGAGATTTGATATGCTAACGCGTCGATAAATTGCTGACATTCCTTATCCGAAACATAACGATCAGAGATTGATTTAAAATCTATTGTATTAAAATAACTCTTTACACCACACTGTTTTGTTAAATAACTTATTGCCTCATCTAATGTAAATCCACTTTCATCATACCATTTCAACAACGCTTTATTAGGAATATTCCCGCTTCTTTCTAATGACATTGGTCCATCACCATGGAAACAATTATTTACATCAATCACTTTACCTTTATTGTGTGCGGCAATGGAAATACCACTCCCTAAGTGACCTACAATTACATTAATATCTTCATATGAATTATGACATGATTTTGCATAGAAATTTGATACACCTTTATGATTTAATGCATGAAATATGCTTTGCCTACGAATATTTTTTATACCTGTTAATTTCGCTTCAGGTATCATTTCATCTACAATAACTGGATTAACCGTGTAGGCGTTAATATTTAATTCTTCTGCTAACTTATATCCCACGACACCACTCAAATTAGATATATGCTCACCATAATGACAATTCAATAAATCGTTATACATCTTTTCATTAATTCTATAAGCACCGCCTTCAATCGGCTTCATTAAACCACCTCTACTTACAATTGCTTCAATATCACCCTTTTGAATATTGTTTTGTCGAATGAATTGATCTACTGCTTTATATCTTAAATGATATTGTTCACTATTTGATAATAAGGCTTCGTCATGCGTATGTTCAATTTTATTAATATATGCACATTCATCATTTGAATAATAT of the Abyssicoccus albus genome contains:
- the buk gene encoding butyrate kinase encodes the protein MNVLVINFGSSSSKIAYYSNDECAYINKIEHTHDEALLSNSEQYHLRYKAVDQFIRQNNIQKGDIEAIVSRGGLMKPIEGGAYRINEKMYNDLLNCHYGEHISNLSGVVGYKLAEELNINAYTVNPVIVDEMIPEAKLTGIKNIRRQSIFHALNHKGVSNFYAKSCHNSYEDINVIVGHLGSGISIAAHNKGKVIDVNNCFHGDGPMSLERSGNIPNKALLKWYDESGFTLDEAISYLTKQCGVKSYFNTIDFKSISDRYVSDKECQQFIDALAYQISKEIGMMSVVLKGDVDQIILTGGLSNSNILVNLIIEHVKHISNVTVYPNEFEMQCLNDGVTDVLKGHNLFKEYN